The following coding sequences are from one Nicotiana tabacum cultivar K326 chromosome 1, ASM71507v2, whole genome shotgun sequence window:
- the LOC107811349 gene encoding uncharacterized protein LOC107811349 — translation MKLCTGGLSTNLKAPIYVKNSKSASTVKWVVPQFQISGFEFPVALSTISVRCTHSSVHVSSPVIQSDIDSSRLHIPEENLEGVEKNVEKVIYSCRFFAILAVWGSLIGSFLCFIKGCSCVVESFQAYFASRTKVIVYLVEALDIYLLGTVMLVFGMGLYELFISNLDKGKSMSRETTPYRSNLFGMFTLKERPRWLEITTVSGLKTKIGHVIVMLLLIGLFDKSKRAVINSPFDLLCFSASVLLCSGCLYLLSKLTDDN, via the exons ATGAAACTTTGTACTGGAGGTTTATCTACAAATCTAAAAGCTCCAATCTATGTGAAGAACTCAAAATCAGCTTCAACTGTGAAATGGGTAGTACCTCAGTTTCAGATTTCTGGTTTTGAATTTCCAGTTGCCTTATCTACTATTTCAGTTCGTTGCACCCATTCTTCAGTTCATGTTTCATCACCAGTTATTCAGTCTGATATTGATTCAAGCAGACTTCATATTCCTGAAGAAAACTTAGAAGGGGTAGAGAAAAATGTAGAGAAG GTAATTTATAGCTGTCGGTTTTTCGCTATTCTTGCAGTGTGGGGTTCCTTGATTGGATCATTTCTTTGTTTTATCAAG GGTTGCTCATGTGTGGTAGAATCATTCCAAGCATACTTTGCAAGCCGAACCAAGGTTATTGTGTATCTCGTTGAGGCTCTAG ATATATATTTATTAGGGACAGTGATGTTAGTCTTTGGGATGGGACTCTATGAGCTGTTCATCAGCAACCTTGACAAAGGGAAATCAATGTCAAGGGAGACAACTCCATATAGATCAAATCTCTTCGGCATGTTCACTCTAAAG GAACGACCGAGATGGTTGGAAATAACTACTGTTAGTGGGCTGAAAACCAAAATTGGCCATGTTATCGTGATGCTTCTTCTCATCGGCTTGTTTGACAAAAGCAAGAGGGCTGTTATAAACTCTCCATTTGATCTGCTTTGCTTCTCAGCTTCTGTGCTTCTTTGCTCTGGCTGCCTCTATCTGCTTTCAAAACTCACCGACGACAACTGA